In Bradyrhizobium sp. 1(2017), one DNA window encodes the following:
- a CDS encoding AraC family transcriptional regulator — protein sequence MRQPLRFPWSNLDVDDLSAPVIAVRVDVVGTKGEVPDHRHRKGQLVFALGGGVTCRVPNGLWMVPPHCAVWIPGGMQHSNLATANARLFFLYIEPDIVDLPDRCCTLSISPLLRELIVDLSDHVGDDEARRELLASVLLRELPRMPVQQLHLPLSSEPRLKKIATTLAENPSDRRTLAEWARRVGLSESSLARLIVSETGLTFGRWRQQLHLIVALRELTSGASVQQVSADLGYESVAAFITMFKKALGKPPAKYLASIAKDS from the coding sequence ATGCGCCAGCCCCTTCGCTTCCCCTGGTCGAATCTCGATGTCGATGACCTTTCCGCGCCGGTCATCGCCGTGCGCGTTGACGTGGTTGGGACCAAGGGGGAGGTGCCCGATCATCGGCATCGCAAGGGCCAGCTTGTGTTCGCGCTGGGCGGCGGCGTGACATGTCGCGTTCCCAACGGTCTCTGGATGGTGCCACCGCATTGCGCGGTGTGGATTCCCGGAGGCATGCAGCACAGCAATCTCGCGACGGCGAACGCCCGGCTGTTTTTCCTCTACATCGAGCCTGACATCGTCGATCTGCCGGATCGATGCTGCACGCTGTCGATCTCGCCGCTGCTGCGTGAATTGATCGTCGACTTGTCCGATCACGTCGGCGACGACGAGGCGAGGCGGGAGCTGCTGGCGAGCGTCCTCCTGCGCGAGCTCCCCCGCATGCCGGTTCAGCAGCTCCATCTGCCGCTCTCGTCCGAGCCGCGGCTGAAGAAAATCGCTACGACACTGGCAGAAAATCCCTCCGATCGCAGGACGCTGGCGGAATGGGCGAGGCGCGTCGGTCTCAGCGAGAGCAGCCTGGCGCGTCTCATCGTCAGCGAGACCGGCCTGACCTTCGGGCGCTGGCGTCAGCAATTGCACCTGATCGTCGCGCTGCGGGAGCTGACGTCAGGCGCAAGCGTGCAGCAGGTGTCCGCCGATCTCGGTTACGAGTCCGTCGCAGCCTTCATCACCATGTTCAAGAAGGCGCTGGGCAAGCCGCCGGCGAAATATCTGGCAAGTATCGCGAAGGATTCGTAA
- a CDS encoding MFS transporter: protein MTQSPYRWVIVAAGGLLGCVAIGGMFSLPVFLQPIAKDTGWSVTGISSAMTIGFLAMAFTSMAWGTLSDRFGPLPVVLTGSTVLTLSLFAASQATSLIVFQIVFGLLVGAACAAIFAPMMAAVTGWFETQRSLAVSLVSAGMGMAPMTMAPFAAWLVSGHDWRTSMQIVALVVGVIMIPVSFLVRRPPALAHAAAAPGSEGAAQSEMSTGEALRSPQFLILLATNFFCCATHSGPIIHTVSYAVSCGIPLVAAVTIYSIEGFAGLGGRIAFGFLGDRFGAKRVLVSGLLLQAFGALAYVFAHQLATFYAVGAVFGFIYAGTMPLYAVLIRENFPLKMMGTVIGGTAMAGSLGMATGPLAGGLIYDAFSSYAWLYIASWAMGLGAFLMAMTFRPFARPQGEAAPAPA from the coding sequence ATGACCCAATCCCCCTATCGCTGGGTGATCGTCGCCGCCGGCGGCTTGCTCGGCTGCGTTGCCATCGGCGGCATGTTTTCGCTGCCGGTGTTCCTGCAGCCGATCGCGAAGGACACCGGCTGGTCGGTGACCGGCATCTCCAGCGCGATGACGATCGGCTTTCTGGCCATGGCCTTCACCAGCATGGCCTGGGGTACGCTCAGCGACAGGTTCGGGCCGCTTCCGGTGGTGCTGACGGGATCGACCGTGCTGACGCTGAGCCTGTTCGCGGCGAGCCAAGCGACCTCGCTGATCGTGTTCCAGATCGTGTTCGGCCTCCTGGTCGGGGCGGCGTGCGCGGCGATCTTCGCGCCGATGATGGCGGCCGTCACCGGCTGGTTCGAGACCCAACGCAGCCTCGCCGTTTCGCTGGTCTCGGCCGGCATGGGCATGGCGCCGATGACGATGGCGCCGTTCGCGGCCTGGCTCGTCTCCGGCCACGACTGGCGCACCTCGATGCAGATCGTCGCGCTGGTGGTCGGCGTCATCATGATTCCGGTCTCGTTCCTGGTGCGCCGTCCGCCCGCGCTCGCGCATGCCGCGGCCGCGCCGGGGAGCGAAGGTGCTGCGCAAAGCGAGATGTCGACGGGTGAGGCGCTGCGCTCCCCGCAATTCCTGATCCTGCTCGCGACCAACTTCTTCTGCTGCGCCACCCATTCCGGCCCGATCATCCACACCGTCAGCTATGCCGTGAGCTGCGGCATTCCGCTGGTCGCGGCGGTGACGATCTACAGCATCGAGGGTTTTGCTGGCCTCGGCGGCCGCATCGCCTTCGGCTTCCTCGGCGACCGCTTCGGCGCCAAGCGCGTGCTGGTCTCGGGCCTGCTGCTCCAGGCATTCGGCGCGCTCGCCTATGTCTTCGCGCATCAGCTCGCGACGTTCTACGCGGTCGGCGCCGTGTTCGGCTTCATCTATGCCGGCACCATGCCGCTCTACGCCGTGCTCATCCGTGAGAACTTTCCGCTCAAGATGATGGGCACGGTGATCGGCGGCACGGCGATGGCCGGCAGCCTCGGGATGGCAACCGGCCCGCTCGCGGGCGGTTTGATCTACGACGCATTCTCGAGCTATGCCTGGCTCTACATCGCCTCCTGGGCGATGGGGCTCGGCGCCTTCCTTATGGCGATGACATTCCGGCCCTTCGCAAGGCCGCAAGGCGAGGCGGCCCCGGCACCGGCGTGA
- a CDS encoding cupin domain-containing protein: MKVRKFAISDASLERSPGQDGDIFAGNVIDQRHGGPITIGFGRYAPNQSLDEKLTVDDVMLVLEGKLSVTSNGSTVTAGPGEIVHMPKGETVTIRSHEQGAVTAYVTYPHWQEARE, from the coding sequence ATGAAAGTTCGCAAATTCGCCATCTCCGATGCTTCGCTCGAACGCTCGCCGGGACAGGACGGCGATATCTTCGCCGGCAATGTGATCGACCAGCGCCATGGCGGACCGATCACCATCGGCTTCGGCCGCTATGCGCCGAACCAGAGCCTGGACGAGAAGCTCACGGTTGACGATGTCATGCTCGTTTTGGAAGGCAAGCTTTCGGTCACGAGCAACGGCAGCACCGTCACCGCGGGTCCCGGCGAGATCGTCCACATGCCGAAGGGCGAGACGGTCACGATCCGCTCGCACGAGCAAGGCGCCGTCACCGCCTACGTCACCTATCCGCATTGGCAAGAGGCGCGAGAGTAA
- a CDS encoding ester cyclase, whose protein sequence is MNSGDLADFYRSYIACLNRQDWPALGQFVHDDVVHNGRPFGLSGYRAMLEQDFREIPDLRFNIALLVSDPPSLAARLQFDCAPAGTFLGLPVNGRRVSFCENVFYEFSDDKVRHVWSVIDKTAIEAQLLPQLP, encoded by the coding sequence ATGAACAGCGGCGATCTCGCCGATTTCTACCGCAGCTACATCGCCTGCCTGAACCGGCAGGATTGGCCGGCCCTCGGCCAATTCGTGCATGACGATGTCGTCCACAACGGCCGGCCGTTCGGCCTGTCCGGCTATCGCGCAATGCTGGAGCAGGATTTTCGCGAAATTCCGGACCTGCGTTTCAACATCGCGCTGCTGGTCTCGGACCCGCCCAGTCTTGCCGCGCGGCTGCAGTTCGATTGCGCTCCGGCAGGAACGTTCCTGGGACTTCCCGTGAATGGAAGGCGGGTGTCCTTCTGCGAGAATGTGTTTTACGAATTCAGCGACGACAAAGTCCGTCATGTCTGGTCGGTGATCGACAAGACGGCGATCGAGGCGCAGTTATTGCCGCAGCTGCCGTAG
- a CDS encoding SRPBCC family protein produces MDIDVARVLGLVTRSVRNFEKDGKAASAVTLTRLYDTGIDDLWDAVTSRERIPRWFLPVEGDLQLGGKYQLKGNAGGTITACTPPTHFAATWEFAGAMSWIDVSLAAERSQARLTLEHTALIEDHWNQFGPGAVGIGWDLALAGLERYVATGASVDHETAEAWMGSPEGKEFMTTSGEYWRAAHVASGVDPASAKERSDRTIAFYRGEMPPDIAHPGTGS; encoded by the coding sequence ATGGACATCGACGTCGCCAGGGTCCTGGGTCTTGTTACGCGTTCGGTGAGGAATTTCGAGAAGGACGGCAAAGCGGCGAGCGCAGTGACGCTGACGCGGCTTTACGACACCGGCATCGACGATCTCTGGGACGCCGTGACCAGCAGGGAGCGCATCCCGCGCTGGTTCCTGCCGGTCGAGGGCGACCTTCAGCTCGGCGGAAAGTATCAACTCAAGGGCAATGCCGGCGGCACTATCACCGCCTGCACGCCGCCGACCCATTTTGCAGCGACGTGGGAATTCGCCGGTGCGATGAGCTGGATCGACGTCAGCCTGGCAGCAGAGCGAAGTCAGGCGCGCTTGACGCTTGAGCATACCGCGCTGATCGAGGATCATTGGAATCAGTTCGGTCCGGGCGCGGTGGGCATCGGCTGGGATCTCGCGCTTGCGGGACTTGAGCGCTACGTTGCGACCGGGGCATCGGTGGACCATGAGACGGCCGAGGCCTGGATGGGCTCGCCCGAGGGCAAGGAGTTCATGACGACGAGCGGCGAGTATTGGCGCGCGGCACATGTCGCAAGCGGAGTGGATCCGGCTTCGGCCAAGGAGCGCTCGGACCGCACCATCGCGTTCTATCGCGGCGAGATGCCGCCCGATATCGCACATCCCGGCACGGGAAGCTGA
- a CDS encoding bifunctional helix-turn-helix transcriptional regulator/GNAT family N-acetyltransferase, with protein sequence MLDAISRVRRFNRAVTSAVGALDTSFLGRGRPLGAARVLNAIGHGRSDVAEIRDYLGLDSGLMSRLLRSLEDEGLVETTTHADDARRRVAKLTRTGRREFAAYEALSNAQAEGFLTQHSQAEALLAAMDLIASALTRERVSLNEIDPQSAEAHYCLGEYYAELGRRFKQGFDVSLSRDPDAKDMRRPRGTFVVAMSDTLPIGCVGLKGTDHGYAEIKRLWVAPAARGLRLGRRLMDATEDAARGLGITLLRLDTNSALPEAGQLYRTTGWREIPRFNDDPYPDLFFEKRL encoded by the coding sequence ATGCTCGATGCCATTTCCCGCGTCCGCCGCTTCAATCGCGCCGTCACCTCTGCCGTCGGTGCGCTCGATACCTCGTTCCTGGGGCGCGGGCGGCCGCTCGGCGCGGCGCGGGTGCTCAACGCGATCGGGCACGGGCGTTCGGATGTCGCCGAGATCCGCGACTATCTCGGGCTCGATTCCGGGCTTATGAGTCGGCTGCTCCGCAGCCTCGAGGATGAGGGACTGGTCGAGACCACCACGCATGCGGACGACGCCCGCCGCCGCGTGGCAAAGCTGACGCGCACGGGCCGGCGCGAATTCGCGGCTTATGAGGCGCTGTCGAACGCTCAGGCCGAGGGCTTTCTGACACAGCATTCGCAAGCTGAGGCCTTGCTGGCGGCGATGGACCTGATCGCCTCCGCGCTGACGCGCGAGCGCGTCTCGCTGAACGAGATCGACCCGCAAAGCGCGGAGGCCCATTATTGCCTCGGCGAGTACTATGCCGAGCTCGGCCGCCGCTTCAAGCAGGGCTTCGACGTCTCGCTGTCGCGCGACCCCGATGCCAAGGACATGCGCCGCCCGCGCGGCACCTTCGTCGTTGCGATGTCGGATACGCTGCCGATCGGCTGCGTCGGGCTGAAGGGCACCGATCACGGCTATGCCGAGATCAAGCGGCTGTGGGTCGCGCCCGCCGCGCGCGGCTTAAGGCTCGGCCGCCGCCTGATGGATGCGACCGAGGATGCTGCGCGCGGGCTCGGCATCACGCTGCTTCGGCTCGACACCAACAGTGCCCTGCCCGAGGCCGGGCAGCTCTACCGCACCACCGGCTGGCGCGAGATCCCGCGCTTCAACGATGACCCCTACCCGGATCTGTTCTTCGAAAAACGGCTGTGA
- a CDS encoding peptide deformylase — MTVRPILRYPDRRLASSARPVTAFDDALRELAQDLLDTMRAAPGIGITAPHIGVPLRVVVLELAPKDGPQTYINPEITWASPEMILHREGSVSMPGVNDEVQRHARVRISYQDLDGETRSEESEALRAVCHQHEIDQLEGTFWIQRLSRLKRERLIKKFEKIARSS, encoded by the coding sequence ATGACCGTCCGCCCCATCCTCCGCTATCCCGACCGCCGGCTCGCGAGCTCTGCCCGCCCCGTCACCGCGTTCGACGATGCCTTGCGCGAGCTCGCCCAGGATTTGCTCGACACGATGCGCGCCGCGCCCGGCATCGGCATTACCGCGCCGCATATTGGCGTGCCCTTGCGCGTCGTGGTGCTCGAGCTCGCCCCCAAGGACGGGCCGCAGACCTATATCAATCCCGAGATCACATGGGCATCGCCGGAGATGATCCTGCACCGCGAAGGCAGCGTCTCGATGCCCGGGGTCAACGACGAGGTGCAGCGCCATGCGCGGGTTCGGATCAGCTATCAGGATCTCGACGGCGAGACACGAAGCGAGGAATCGGAGGCCTTGCGCGCCGTCTGCCACCAGCACGAGATCGACCAGCTCGAAGGCACGTTCTGGATCCAGCGGCTGTCGCGACTGAAGCGGGAGCGGCTGATCAAGAAGTTCGAGAAGATCGCGCGGAGTTCGTAG
- a CDS encoding ArsR/SmtB family transcription factor, translating to MHAFEVLADPVRRRILELLAPGEMASGEVVEMIGAEFGITQAAVSQHLKVLRESGFANVRAEAQRRLYSVDVAGLRAVDAWIGQFRTFWEPKLDALATEIARGKRERRNAPMIKRGGKRA from the coding sequence ATGCACGCCTTCGAGGTCCTCGCCGATCCCGTGCGCCGCCGCATCCTCGAGCTGCTGGCTCCCGGCGAAATGGCGTCCGGCGAGGTCGTCGAAATGATCGGGGCCGAGTTCGGCATCACGCAGGCGGCGGTCTCGCAGCACCTCAAGGTGCTGCGCGAGAGCGGCTTCGCCAACGTTCGGGCCGAGGCGCAAAGACGCCTCTATTCGGTCGACGTGGCGGGGCTTCGCGCGGTCGATGCGTGGATCGGCCAGTTCCGGACTTTCTGGGAGCCGAAGCTGGACGCGCTGGCGACCGAGATCGCGCGCGGCAAACGCGAGCGTCGCAACGCGCCAATGATCAAGCGCGGCGGGAAGAGGGCGTGA
- a CDS encoding TetR/AcrR family transcriptional regulator yields the protein MSNPSTTADDILACARTLIIAGGYNGFSYADIADVVGIRKPSIHHHFASKVDLVRTLVSRYREEAQAGLSALERNVADPDEQLRSYVAYWEACIKDATAPFCVGAMLASELPILPEEVALEVRAHFRSLASWLTSVLERGKRQGRLHLSSAARVEAEGFMATVHGAMLSARAYGDPKMFGTITRPLLERLSTRH from the coding sequence ATGAGCAATCCATCCACCACGGCCGACGACATTCTCGCCTGCGCGCGCACGCTGATCATCGCGGGCGGCTACAACGGCTTCAGTTACGCCGACATCGCCGATGTCGTCGGCATCCGCAAGCCGAGCATTCATCATCATTTTGCCAGCAAGGTCGATCTGGTCCGTACCCTCGTGTCGCGCTATCGCGAGGAGGCCCAGGCGGGGCTGTCGGCGCTCGAACGCAACGTCGCAGATCCGGACGAGCAGCTCCGGAGCTACGTCGCCTATTGGGAGGCGTGCATCAAGGATGCGACGGCTCCGTTCTGCGTGGGCGCGATGCTGGCCAGCGAGCTACCGATCCTGCCCGAGGAGGTGGCGCTCGAAGTCAGGGCTCACTTCCGCTCCCTGGCCTCCTGGCTGACCTCGGTCCTGGAGCGCGGCAAGCGGCAGGGCCGGCTCCACCTCTCGAGCGCGGCCCGCGTCGAGGCCGAGGGTTTCATGGCGACCGTTCACGGCGCGATGCTGTCGGCGCGCGCCTATGGCGATCCCAAGATGTTCGGCACCATCACCCGGCCGCTGCTGGAACGGCTTTCCACCAGGCACTGA
- a CDS encoding MmcQ/YjbR family DNA-binding protein, with amino-acid sequence MTPKCFEARCLRLPAATKVVQWEGTSVFKVGGKMFALGGGFATRSGSYMFKVSNMAYALLIEHGLARPAPYLARAKWVQLVSNSALSDAELTTYLVHAHALIAGKLPRKTRKELGLDLP; translated from the coding sequence ATGACGCCGAAGTGCTTTGAAGCCCGCTGCCTGCGCCTCCCCGCCGCGACAAAGGTCGTGCAATGGGAGGGCACGTCCGTGTTCAAGGTCGGCGGCAAGATGTTCGCGCTCGGCGGTGGCTTTGCCACGCGCTCCGGCAGCTACATGTTCAAGGTCTCCAACATGGCCTATGCCCTGCTGATCGAGCACGGCCTGGCGAGACCGGCGCCCTATCTGGCGCGCGCCAAATGGGTGCAGCTCGTCAGCAACAGCGCCCTGTCAGACGCAGAGCTCACGACCTATCTCGTGCACGCGCATGCGCTGATCGCGGGCAAGCTGCCCCGGAAGACCCGCAAGGAACTCGGGCTCGACCTGCCGTAA
- a CDS encoding AraC family transcriptional regulator: MKAALQNYQDRMRRVLEHIDRHLDDDLALETLSAVAAFSKFHFHRQFTATFGLSVHRYVQLARMKRASHQLAHMDALGVTDIAMNAGYDAPDAFARAFRQRFGQSPSSFRKSPVWEPWLAAFGPLDLARSKLMQRNFTTGDVTIRDVPTTRIAIMEHRGDPATLPATIQRFIAWRKAAGLHPSTHPTFNVWRSERRPATPANYSVDLCVGTDRPIAAVGEAVKAGEIPGGRCAVLRVVGYTDNLEPAALYLYRDWLPASGEEARDFPIYCQRLSFFPDVPEHETVAELFLPLK; this comes from the coding sequence ATGAAGGCGGCGCTGCAAAACTACCAGGACCGGATGCGGCGGGTGCTGGAGCATATCGACCGGCATCTCGACGATGATCTGGCTCTCGAAACGCTGAGCGCTGTCGCGGCCTTCTCGAAATTCCATTTCCACCGGCAGTTCACCGCGACCTTCGGCCTGTCGGTGCATCGCTACGTCCAGCTGGCCCGCATGAAGCGCGCGTCGCATCAGCTCGCCCACATGGACGCACTCGGTGTCACCGACATCGCGATGAACGCCGGTTACGACGCACCTGATGCCTTCGCCCGCGCCTTTCGGCAACGGTTCGGGCAATCGCCGTCGTCGTTCCGGAAATCGCCCGTGTGGGAACCGTGGCTTGCGGCCTTCGGGCCTCTCGACCTCGCGAGGAGCAAGCTCATGCAGAGAAACTTCACCACCGGCGATGTGACGATCCGCGACGTGCCCACCACGAGAATTGCGATCATGGAGCACCGCGGCGATCCGGCGACGCTGCCCGCGACCATCCAGCGCTTCATCGCCTGGCGCAAGGCCGCCGGTCTCCACCCCAGCACACATCCAACCTTCAATGTCTGGCGGTCCGAGCGGCGCCCCGCGACGCCCGCCAATTACAGCGTGGACCTTTGCGTCGGCACCGACCGGCCGATCGCGGCTGTCGGCGAGGCGGTCAAGGCCGGTGAGATTCCCGGCGGACGCTGCGCCGTGTTGCGCGTCGTCGGTTACACCGACAATCTGGAGCCGGCCGCGCTCTACCTCTATCGCGACTGGCTTCCCGCCAGCGGAGAGGAAGCGCGCGACTTCCCGATCTATTGCCAGCGGCTGAGCTTCTTCCCGGACGTGCCGGAGCACGAGACGGTCGCGGAGCTTTTCCTGCCGCTGAAATAG
- a CDS encoding carboxylesterase/lipase family protein, whose amino-acid sequence MHALKASTATELGRQIGTHAGFVRGSPRDARGVLAFKGIPYAAPPVGPLRWRAPQPPAPWDGVRDALVFGAGCLSALENDHRPGPRDEDCLYLNVWTAAKHADEKRPVMVWIHGGGFQFGSASNPATDGGALAAKGVVVVSFNYRLGIFGFFAHPYLDTEAPSGNYGLQDQLMALRWVKANIAGFGGDPDNVTLFGESAGAMAVGILMASPRAHGLFHKAIGQSGAFWDGRHGPLQTFDEARARGRAFARQQGNASIADLRTMPAVRLNAAAPWSFKSSPVVAAFSPSIDHHVVPDVPARRFLRGEQMQIPLLAGWNATEEFPFAAQSLPDQSAKAFLAAAEAMFGRERLVDFLKVYPAGSDAQAKASAAALTGDIVVGEQCWQCLRLHRRSGRVPVYGYLFSYTSPYTPIASHVTEIPFVFGTLTPQQVIGSTTPPAEQDRALARTMMSYWVNFASRGNPNGPGLPPWPGYDETDVVQNFDTAIEARPNPHAARFRFLDSFRQDGVLPLRWREVR is encoded by the coding sequence ATGCATGCCCTCAAGGCCTCGACAGCAACCGAACTTGGACGGCAGATCGGCACCCACGCCGGCTTCGTGCGTGGCAGCCCGCGGGATGCACGCGGCGTGCTGGCGTTCAAGGGCATTCCCTACGCGGCACCGCCGGTCGGACCGCTGCGGTGGCGCGCACCGCAGCCGCCGGCGCCCTGGGACGGTGTTCGCGATGCGCTGGTCTTTGGCGCAGGCTGCCTGTCGGCGCTGGAGAACGACCATCGGCCGGGACCGCGCGACGAGGATTGCCTCTATCTCAACGTCTGGACCGCAGCGAAGCACGCCGACGAGAAGCGGCCCGTGATGGTGTGGATTCACGGCGGCGGTTTTCAGTTCGGCTCCGCTTCGAACCCCGCGACCGACGGCGGCGCGCTGGCAGCCAAGGGGGTCGTCGTCGTCAGCTTCAATTATCGTCTCGGCATCTTCGGCTTTTTCGCCCACCCCTATCTCGACACGGAAGCGCCGTCAGGCAATTACGGCCTGCAGGATCAATTGATGGCGCTGCGCTGGGTGAAGGCCAACATTGCGGGCTTCGGCGGCGACCCCGATAATGTCACCCTGTTCGGCGAATCCGCCGGCGCCATGGCCGTCGGCATCTTGATGGCCTCGCCGCGCGCACATGGATTGTTTCACAAGGCCATCGGACAGAGCGGCGCGTTCTGGGATGGCAGGCATGGACCGCTCCAGACTTTCGATGAAGCCCGGGCGCGGGGTCGCGCCTTCGCGCGACAGCAAGGCAATGCGTCGATCGCGGATTTGCGCACCATGCCGGCCGTCCGCCTGAACGCAGCCGCCCCGTGGAGTTTCAAGTCCAGCCCCGTCGTTGCGGCCTTCTCACCGAGCATCGATCATCACGTGGTGCCTGACGTGCCCGCGAGGCGATTCCTGCGCGGCGAACAGATGCAGATCCCCTTGCTGGCGGGCTGGAATGCCACCGAGGAATTCCCTTTCGCTGCGCAATCGCTTCCCGATCAATCGGCGAAAGCCTTTCTCGCCGCCGCTGAGGCGATGTTCGGCCGTGAGCGCCTGGTCGATTTTCTCAAGGTCTATCCTGCCGGATCAGACGCGCAGGCCAAGGCGTCCGCGGCCGCGCTCACCGGCGATATCGTGGTGGGCGAGCAGTGCTGGCAGTGCCTGCGGCTGCATCGACGGTCCGGACGCGTGCCCGTCTACGGCTATCTGTTCAGCTATACCTCCCCCTACACGCCGATCGCCTCGCACGTCACCGAGATCCCGTTCGTGTTCGGCACGCTGACGCCGCAGCAGGTGATCGGCAGCACGACGCCACCGGCCGAACAGGACCGCGCACTGGCGCGGACGATGATGAGCTATTGGGTGAATTTCGCGAGCCGCGGCAACCCCAATGGCCCAGGCCTGCCGCCCTGGCCTGGCTATGATGAGACCGACGTCGTGCAGAACTTCGACACGGCGATCGAGGCCCGCCCCAATCCGCACGCCGCCCGCTTCCGCTTCCTCGACAGTTTCAGGCAGGACGGCGTGCTGCCGCTGCGCTGGCGCGAGGTGCGTTAG
- a CDS encoding cupin domain-containing protein, translating into MPKIDLATVPARKGSGYPAPFNAPCAERIRKRLGDAGGLSDFGVNLMRLPPGGWSSQRHWHSHEDEFVYILEGEVTLIEDGGETVLRAGDCAAFPKASGNGHHMINRSDVTAVYLEVGSRSREDLITCSDVDMMSPASDGRFLHKDGTPYPA; encoded by the coding sequence ATGCCGAAGATCGACCTCGCCACAGTGCCGGCCCGCAAGGGCTCCGGCTATCCCGCTCCCTTCAACGCGCCTTGCGCCGAGCGCATTCGCAAGCGGCTCGGCGACGCCGGAGGCCTGTCGGATTTCGGCGTCAATCTGATGCGCCTGCCGCCGGGCGGCTGGTCGAGCCAGCGGCACTGGCATTCGCACGAGGACGAGTTCGTCTATATCCTCGAAGGCGAAGTGACGCTGATCGAGGACGGCGGCGAAACCGTGCTGCGTGCGGGCGATTGCGCGGCCTTCCCCAAGGCCAGCGGCAACGGCCATCACATGATCAACAGGTCGGATGTGACGGCGGTCTATCTCGAGGTCGGCTCGCGCTCGCGAGAGGATCTCATCACCTGCTCCGACGTCGACATGATGAGCCCGGCATCCGACGGCCGCTTCCTGCACAAGGACGGCACGCCTTATCCGGCGTGA
- a CDS encoding DUF308 domain-containing protein, translating into MRHHEVTSDTADHTQWLKQYYFLRAAFSLAWVIAAFAIAPSSAVIAATLLVAYPAWDAAANYLDALCSGGLNQNRTQGFNALVSLATTIAVILALQVSMNWVLGIFGAWAILSGLLQLGTAVRRWKLFGAQWAMVLSGGQSALAGGFFIFQASMPAIPSIANVAGYAAVGALYFLVSAVWLTVAGWRRGAAA; encoded by the coding sequence ATGAGACATCATGAAGTGACTTCAGACACGGCAGACCATACGCAATGGCTGAAGCAATATTACTTTCTGCGCGCCGCGTTTTCCCTCGCCTGGGTCATCGCAGCCTTTGCGATCGCGCCGTCCTCTGCGGTGATCGCGGCAACATTGCTCGTCGCCTATCCCGCATGGGATGCCGCGGCCAATTATCTGGACGCGCTTTGCAGCGGCGGCTTGAACCAGAACCGCACGCAGGGTTTCAACGCGCTGGTCAGCCTGGCGACCACCATCGCGGTCATCCTGGCCTTGCAGGTCAGCATGAACTGGGTGCTCGGAATCTTCGGAGCCTGGGCGATCCTGTCGGGATTGCTCCAGCTCGGCACGGCCGTGCGGCGCTGGAAGCTCTTCGGCGCGCAATGGGCCATGGTGCTCAGCGGCGGCCAGTCGGCTCTTGCGGGCGGCTTCTTCATCTTTCAGGCGTCGATGCCTGCCATCCCGTCGATCGCGAACGTCGCGGGCTATGCTGCGGTCGGCGCGCTGTACTTCCTGGTCTCGGCGGTCTGGCTGACCGTCGCAGGATGGCGGCGCGGCGCGGCCGCGTGA